A region of Subdoligranulum variabile DNA encodes the following proteins:
- a CDS encoding DUF4313 domain-containing protein encodes MNEEKKVAFKWEYGEETISLQLGMYANNQRLYIGMITHTEDGEEPFADMTVNLPGYSLDPGEAFISGDISKDLLRFIKENKLGKVLPYQVQSGYGKYSAVAFDLEKLKAFDPKGVAEFRKEWNLPDKKPVKKKSRGMER; translated from the coding sequence ATGAATGAGGAAAAGAAAGTAGCCTTTAAGTGGGAATATGGGGAAGAAACCATATCGCTGCAACTTGGGATGTATGCGAATAATCAGCGGCTTTATATCGGCATGATTACCCATACAGAAGATGGGGAGGAACCGTTTGCAGATATGACGGTGAACCTTCCGGGGTATTCCCTGGACCCCGGAGAGGCGTTTATTTCCGGTGACATCAGCAAGGACCTGCTGCGATTCATCAAAGAGAACAAATTGGGGAAGGTGCTTCCCTACCAGGTGCAGTCCGGTTATGGAAAATATTCTGCCGTTGCCTTTGATCTGGAGAAGTTGAAGGCATTTGACCCCAAAGGTGTGGCTGAGTTTCGGAAAGAGTGGAATCTGCCGGATAAGAAGCCGGTAAAGAAAAAGAGCCGCGGGATGGAGCGATGA
- a CDS encoding BRO family protein has product MNQMEIFKNPEFGSIRVIEENGKYLFSGTDVAAALGYSNPRDAIIRHCRYVVKRDAPHPQSPDRKISMTFIPEGDLYRLIVHSKLPSAERFERWVFDEVLPTIRKHGAYLTKEKLWEVATSPEALMKLCSDLLAEREANISLRKENAQLEGKAAFYDLFIDLKHSTNLRTTAKELDVPERRFVRFLIERRFVYRTASGNVLPYANVKNAGLFCVKDYCNHGHTGSYTLVTPQGKLYFAQLREMILLVS; this is encoded by the coding sequence ATGAACCAGATGGAAATTTTCAAAAACCCGGAGTTTGGCAGTATCCGTGTCATTGAGGAAAACGGCAAATACTTGTTCAGCGGAACGGATGTGGCTGCTGCGCTGGGGTACAGTAATCCCCGCGATGCAATTATCCGCCATTGTAGGTATGTCGTGAAACGCGACGCACCTCACCCACAAAGCCCCGACCGCAAAATCAGTATGACTTTTATCCCAGAAGGCGATTTGTACCGCCTAATCGTTCACAGCAAATTGCCATCGGCAGAACGGTTTGAACGGTGGGTGTTCGATGAGGTCCTGCCTACCATTCGCAAGCACGGGGCCTATCTCACGAAAGAGAAGCTGTGGGAGGTTGCCACTTCCCCGGAAGCTCTGATGAAGCTCTGCTCAGACTTGCTGGCTGAGCGTGAAGCGAATATTTCTCTGCGTAAGGAAAATGCACAGCTGGAGGGCAAAGCCGCTTTCTATGACCTGTTCATCGACTTAAAGCACAGCACCAATCTCAGGACTACCGCCAAAGAGTTGGATGTCCCAGAGCGCCGGTTTGTCCGGTTTCTGATAGAACGGCGGTTTGTGTACCGCACGGCATCCGGCAATGTGCTGCCTTATGCCAATGTGAAAAATGCAGGACTGTTTTGCGTTAAAGACTACTGCAACCACGGTCATACCGGTTCCTACACGCTGGTCACGCCCCAGGGAAAGCTCTACTTTGCCCAGCTGCGGGAGATGATCTTGCTGGTCTCATAA
- a CDS encoding DUF5720 family protein — MRDISARELKGHNILAVERFWDNTRWMIEFSVLRPSTAYGSPGDEMRLFLTEDGYQTALQSQQRREIKIKRYARVIEGHILDFKPGKRRRS; from the coding sequence ATGAGGGATATTTCAGCCCGTGAGCTGAAAGGACACAACATTCTCGCCGTAGAGAGGTTTTGGGATAACACGCGCTGGATGATTGAGTTTTCCGTCCTGCGTCCCAGCACTGCTTACGGAAGCCCCGGAGATGAAATGCGGTTGTTTTTGACTGAGGACGGGTATCAGACCGCCCTGCAAAGCCAGCAGCGCCGGGAGATCAAGATCAAGCGTTACGCTCGTGTGATTGAGGGACATATCCTCGATTTCAAACCGGGAAAACGCCGCCGCTCATAA
- a CDS encoding DUF6017 domain-containing protein — MAVFRIERTRDYTVMSNHHLRNANLSLKAKGLLSMMLSLPEDWNYTTRGLAKICKEGVDAIGAALRELEGAGYIVRHQRRDKSGRITDTEYVIYEQPQPDMSQPDTASPDTENPDMVKPDTEKPAELNIEKSNTEKSITYGSSTDSIPFRETAAERPPERKGRDAMSVTEIENYRELILENIEYDCMKQRYPLYLDDLNEIVELLVETVCAKRKTTRISGADFPHEIVRSRFLKLDSSHIEFVMDCLQKNTTQVRNMKQYLLAVLFNAPTTMNNHYTSLVNHDMHAGGW; from the coding sequence ATGGCCGTTTTTCGCATTGAACGGACCCGTGATTATACCGTGATGAGCAATCATCATTTACGAAATGCAAACCTGTCGTTAAAAGCCAAGGGGCTGCTTTCCATGATGCTGTCTTTGCCAGAGGACTGGAACTACACCACCCGTGGCCTTGCAAAGATCTGTAAGGAGGGCGTGGATGCCATCGGTGCTGCCCTGCGTGAACTGGAAGGAGCCGGATATATCGTGCGCCATCAGAGACGCGATAAAAGTGGGCGGATCACAGATACCGAGTATGTCATCTATGAACAGCCCCAGCCAGATATGTCCCAGCCGGATACGGCTTCACCAGATACGGAAAACCCGGATATGGTAAAACCGGATACGGAAAAGCCCGCAGAATTAAATATAGAGAAATCAAATACAGAAAAATCAATTACTTATGGATCAAGTACCGATTCCATTCCCTTCCGGGAAACAGCGGCGGAAAGACCGCCGGAACGGAAAGGAAGGGATGCGATGTCTGTCACAGAGATAGAAAATTATCGGGAGTTGATTTTGGAGAATATCGAGTATGACTGCATGAAACAGCGTTATCCTCTCTACCTGGATGACCTGAATGAGATCGTAGAGCTGTTGGTCGAAACGGTCTGTGCCAAACGAAAGACCACCCGGATCTCTGGGGCAGACTTCCCTCACGAGATCGTGCGTTCCCGTTTTTTGAAACTGGACAGCTCCCACATCGAGTTTGTCATGGACTGTCTGCAAAAGAATACCACCCAGGTACGCAACATGAAGCAGTACCTGCTTGCGGTGCTGTTCAATGCGCCTACCACCATGAATAACCACTACACTTCACTGGTCAATCACGATATGCACGCAGGCGGCTGGTAA
- a CDS encoding PcfB family protein, with protein MQEEVENRTLTLVVSGTKFTGRLLKAAISKYMAHCKEKKLQKQRSRDAPVTPHGKQTVKQLIGQNQGISNIEITDPSIKEFEKIARKYGVDYAVKKDRSSSPPKYLIFFKGRDADALTAAFTEYTSKKVKKAEKTERPSVLAKLSQFKEMVKNAVVDRTKRKELER; from the coding sequence ATGCAGGAAGAAGTGGAAAACAGGACTTTAACGCTGGTTGTCAGTGGAACAAAGTTCACCGGCAGGCTGCTCAAAGCCGCCATCAGCAAGTACATGGCCCACTGCAAGGAAAAGAAGCTGCAAAAGCAAAGAAGCCGTGACGCTCCTGTGACACCCCACGGCAAACAGACCGTCAAGCAGCTCATTGGTCAGAATCAGGGGATCTCCAATATCGAGATCACAGACCCTTCCATCAAGGAATTTGAGAAGATCGCCCGGAAATATGGTGTGGATTATGCGGTGAAGAAAGACCGCAGCAGCTCCCCGCCCAAGTACCTGATCTTTTTCAAAGGCCGTGACGCCGATGCGCTGACCGCTGCATTTACCGAGTACACCAGCAAAAAGGTCAAGAAGGCCGAGAAAACGGAACGCCCGTCTGTGCTGGCAAAACTCAGTCAGTTCAAAGAGATGGTCAAAAATGCCGTGGTGGACCGCACCAAGCGAAAGGAGCTGGAACGATGA
- a CDS encoding DUF5720 family protein translates to MQEGKTIGQLMEEMRQKAGAQNYHGHDYMDLQRFAENTRHMIIFDVLTHDSPVGWKGERTRLFLSEIGYEKALDSQAKGQIKILSHAKVRNGDLFYDHKEQIR, encoded by the coding sequence ATGCAGGAAGGCAAAACAATCGGTCAGCTGATGGAGGAAATGCGCCAGAAAGCCGGGGCGCAGAACTATCACGGCCATGACTACATGGATCTCCAGCGGTTTGCGGAGAACACCCGGCACATGATTATTTTTGATGTGCTGACGCATGATTCCCCGGTGGGCTGGAAAGGAGAACGCACCCGCCTGTTTTTGTCAGAGATAGGCTATGAAAAAGCTCTGGACAGTCAGGCAAAGGGGCAGATCAAGATTCTCAGCCATGCAAAGGTCAGAAATGGAGATTTGTTTTATGACCACAAAGAACAGATACGATAG